The proteins below come from a single uncultured Dethiosulfovibrio sp. genomic window:
- the mutS gene encoding DNA mismatch repair protein MutS, producing the protein MTLPEGVKMTPMLEQYVHWKGIHPDALLFFRMGDFYELFFDDAKVASEALDIALTARDPGKKIPMAGVPHHAAESYLGKLVRKGFKVAICEQMTEPDGRSLVERQVIRVVTPGTYVPEESGQDGRLMAFAGLKGGLWATGILESATGTLEVGLMDTEGCRGVISAATGAEILIPKGGPERTVTGSLGLSGEVLLPKESFDPVEGTRWLCRKWDLNTLRGFGVEDDSPEAGVAAALLGYLEETQYGAARHVSRIIPMTSGKWLHLDVTTQNNLELVDSEAPSLFSVLNRCNTPMGRRRLRNWILRPLTDLISIEERLDIQERLMSHLPSLEGIKEKLSSCKDIERALARLHMKTGNPRDLGAIRDTLECLPDLLGYLKELDLESLVPFSHLKELMESLSARLEDSPSRILGTGKVIKDGSDDELDRWRGFASDGEEWLEDFIAKERDRLSLPKLKVGYSRVFGYYVELSRGALKEGKVLPEDYHRRQTLVSSERYITEELKDFESKMLSSGEKIKEVEARLYGELVGCTLSLTSELQEVGKALGDLDCLVSLAHTAYSRGYVRPRFLSDSRSVEIVGGRHPVVESVQRDVPFVPNDIYMDEDGRRVAIITGPNMAGKSTYLRMTALLVVMAQMGSYVPAESISMGLFDRIFTRLGARDELARGNSTFMVEMVETASILHNVTDRSLVVLDEVGRGTSTYDGMSIAWAVVEYLHSFCGATPKVLFATHYHELTDLECRLEGCFNLSMAVEEDEERVTFLHQVIPGPSDRSYGIEVARLAGLPRSVLVRARELLEGFEREDRCVDLSPPSLQMEFLDLKGDAVLQELAGLSPDELSPKKALEMLYDLRDRARKAVTL; encoded by the coding sequence TTGACCCTTCCTGAAGGTGTAAAGATGACTCCTATGCTGGAACAGTACGTCCACTGGAAGGGTATACACCCCGATGCCCTGCTGTTTTTCAGGATGGGGGATTTCTACGAGCTTTTTTTCGACGACGCTAAAGTGGCCTCCGAGGCCCTGGATATTGCCCTTACAGCCAGGGATCCAGGTAAGAAAATCCCTATGGCAGGAGTTCCTCACCATGCGGCGGAGTCCTATCTCGGCAAACTGGTCCGAAAGGGCTTTAAAGTAGCCATATGCGAGCAGATGACCGAGCCAGACGGACGGTCTCTGGTGGAGAGACAGGTTATAAGGGTCGTTACCCCTGGGACCTACGTCCCCGAGGAGTCGGGCCAGGACGGAAGGCTTATGGCCTTCGCAGGGCTTAAAGGCGGCCTGTGGGCCACAGGCATATTGGAGTCGGCCACCGGTACTTTGGAGGTAGGTCTGATGGACACCGAAGGCTGTCGAGGGGTAATCTCCGCCGCTACCGGTGCGGAGATACTGATTCCAAAAGGAGGACCGGAGAGGACCGTAACCGGTTCTTTAGGTCTCTCTGGAGAGGTCCTTCTTCCTAAGGAGAGTTTCGATCCTGTGGAGGGGACCAGGTGGCTATGCCGTAAGTGGGACTTGAACACCCTCAGAGGCTTTGGCGTTGAGGACGACTCCCCTGAGGCCGGTGTCGCAGCGGCACTGTTAGGCTATCTGGAGGAGACACAGTACGGTGCTGCCAGGCACGTGTCCAGGATAATCCCTATGACCTCCGGTAAATGGCTCCACCTGGACGTGACGACCCAGAACAACCTCGAACTGGTTGACAGCGAAGCGCCGTCGTTGTTTTCGGTTCTAAACCGGTGCAACACGCCGATGGGCAGGAGAAGGTTGAGGAACTGGATACTCCGTCCTCTCACTGACCTTATCTCTATAGAGGAAAGGCTGGATATACAGGAAAGGCTGATGTCCCACCTCCCTTCCCTTGAGGGGATTAAGGAAAAACTGTCCTCCTGTAAGGATATAGAGAGGGCTCTCGCTAGACTGCACATGAAGACCGGAAACCCCAGGGATCTCGGAGCTATCAGAGATACTTTAGAATGTCTCCCCGATCTTTTAGGGTATCTCAAGGAGCTGGACCTGGAATCCCTCGTCCCTTTTTCACATCTGAAGGAGCTAATGGAGAGCCTCAGCGCCCGGTTGGAGGATTCGCCTTCGAGGATACTGGGAACGGGAAAGGTCATAAAAGACGGTTCCGACGATGAGCTGGACCGGTGGCGAGGTTTTGCCTCCGACGGAGAGGAATGGCTGGAGGATTTTATAGCCAAAGAGAGGGATAGGCTATCCCTTCCCAAGCTGAAGGTGGGCTACTCCAGGGTCTTCGGTTATTACGTGGAGCTCTCGAGAGGAGCGCTTAAAGAGGGTAAGGTATTGCCGGAGGACTATCACCGAAGGCAGACATTGGTGTCCTCGGAGAGGTATATCACAGAGGAACTTAAGGATTTTGAGTCAAAAATGCTCTCCTCCGGGGAAAAAATAAAGGAGGTGGAGGCCCGACTGTACGGTGAGTTGGTCGGTTGCACCCTTTCCCTCACGTCGGAGCTTCAAGAGGTAGGGAAGGCCCTAGGAGACCTGGACTGTCTGGTGTCTTTAGCTCACACAGCGTACTCCAGAGGCTACGTCAGACCTAGGTTCTTGAGCGATAGTCGCTCTGTGGAGATCGTAGGTGGCAGGCATCCGGTAGTCGAGTCGGTCCAAAGGGACGTCCCCTTCGTGCCTAACGATATATATATGGATGAAGACGGAAGAAGGGTAGCCATAATCACCGGGCCTAATATGGCTGGGAAATCAACCTATTTGAGGATGACTGCTCTTTTGGTGGTGATGGCTCAGATGGGGTCCTATGTCCCTGCCGAGTCGATTTCCATGGGGCTCTTCGACAGAATTTTTACCAGGCTTGGAGCCAGAGACGAGCTGGCCAGGGGAAACAGCACATTTATGGTGGAGATGGTCGAGACCGCCTCTATACTTCACAACGTAACCGATCGTAGCCTGGTGGTGTTGGACGAGGTAGGAAGAGGTACCTCCACCTACGACGGCATGAGCATAGCCTGGGCGGTAGTGGAGTACCTTCACAGCTTCTGTGGAGCGACCCCTAAGGTCCTTTTCGCAACCCACTATCACGAGCTGACCGATCTGGAGTGCCGATTGGAGGGTTGTTTTAACCTTAGCATGGCTGTGGAGGAGGACGAGGAGAGGGTTACCTTTCTTCATCAGGTTATCCCTGGTCCCTCCGATCGTTCCTACGGGATAGAGGTCGCTAGGTTAGCAGGGCTTCCTAGATCGGTCCTGGTGAGGGCCAGAGAGCTTCTGGAGGGATTTGAGAGGGAAGATCGATGTGTAGACCTTTCTCCCCCCTCTTTACAGATGGAGTTTCTGGATCTAAAGGGCGACGCAGTTCTTCAGGAACTGGCGGGACTCTCTCCCGACGAGCTCAGCCCTAAAAAGGCCCTTGAGATGCTTTACGATCTTAGAGATAGGGCCAGAAAGGCGGTGACCCTTTGA
- the mutL gene encoding DNA mismatch repair endonuclease MutL, producing MKIKRLPPDVAMRIAAGEVVERPVSVVKELMENSLDAGATRISVWVVQGGRVSLVVEDDGRGIDEEDLVLAVESHATSKISSLEDLESIGTLGYRGEALSSVAAVSRLDIRSRTGDSSSGGRIKSEGGMISSHGELNCKAGTRVQVDDLFFNLPARRKFLKSPVAEMRRITKLIQEYSVAYPEVSFSLYGDTKLVYSTPGSLDRGAVLERLWGDEPKVRSSQGERGNYRVSLWWQEAPRTSRISLMAFVNGRRIDEPTIKAAIASGETNSSGNWAVWIETPPDEVDVNVHPAKTEVLFRHGGDLFSSVKDCAMSLQGDRRPSNPPSLPLYRPELQKAGFQKIDFPKTQSKRPEYKDDRGSLFTRVEAPVVKSEPRVSQETPPSVSSKPEDTVFLGQLSSGYLLFDRSGELVIMDHHAAHERINFDRIKKSMEGENRVQSLAIPVPLPPSLQSDCEEHLDKLGELGFDFQRSDGVLQLSGVPDFRGCGSISPLTLLRSSMVGFEGGRISRETVWLRWATIACKASVKLTWKMSHQEAMALWRDIDDGVVAACPHGRPVIITLSNRELASRFERS from the coding sequence TTGAAAATAAAGAGGCTCCCCCCTGACGTGGCTATGAGGATAGCCGCTGGAGAGGTGGTCGAGAGGCCCGTCTCTGTGGTGAAGGAGCTTATGGAGAACAGTCTGGACGCCGGGGCCACCAGGATATCGGTGTGGGTGGTCCAGGGAGGAAGGGTATCCCTCGTCGTAGAGGACGACGGGAGAGGTATAGACGAAGAGGACCTTGTTTTAGCGGTCGAAAGCCACGCCACGAGCAAAATATCCTCTTTAGAGGATCTGGAGTCCATAGGTACTCTAGGATACCGTGGAGAGGCTCTGTCCAGCGTGGCGGCGGTCAGCAGGCTGGATATAAGGAGCAGGACCGGCGACAGTTCCTCCGGCGGGAGAATAAAATCCGAGGGAGGGATGATCTCCTCTCATGGAGAGCTGAACTGTAAGGCCGGTACCAGGGTTCAGGTAGACGATCTTTTCTTTAACCTCCCAGCAAGAAGAAAGTTTCTAAAAAGCCCGGTCGCCGAGATGAGGCGAATAACTAAGCTCATACAGGAGTACAGCGTCGCCTATCCAGAAGTATCCTTTTCCCTCTATGGCGATACCAAGCTGGTTTACTCCACCCCCGGTTCTTTGGATCGAGGTGCGGTGTTAGAGAGGCTGTGGGGAGATGAGCCTAAGGTGCGATCCTCCCAGGGAGAGAGGGGAAACTATAGGGTTAGCCTTTGGTGGCAGGAGGCCCCGAGGACCAGCCGGATATCCCTGATGGCCTTCGTCAACGGAAGAAGAATCGACGAGCCGACTATAAAGGCGGCTATAGCCTCCGGTGAGACGAATTCTTCGGGCAATTGGGCGGTATGGATAGAGACCCCTCCTGACGAGGTGGACGTAAACGTCCACCCCGCCAAGACGGAGGTTCTCTTTAGACATGGAGGGGATCTTTTCTCGTCGGTAAAGGACTGTGCAATGTCTCTACAGGGCGATAGAAGGCCTTCAAATCCTCCCTCTTTGCCTCTATATCGTCCTGAGTTGCAGAAGGCTGGGTTTCAAAAAATCGATTTTCCGAAGACCCAAAGCAAAAGGCCAGAATACAAAGATGATAGAGGTTCCCTTTTTACAAGAGTAGAGGCCCCTGTTGTAAAGTCAGAGCCAAGGGTATCCCAGGAAACGCCTCCATCGGTAAGTTCAAAGCCAGAGGATACGGTGTTTCTCGGTCAGTTGAGCTCCGGCTATCTGTTGTTCGATCGCTCAGGGGAGCTTGTCATAATGGATCACCATGCGGCTCACGAGAGGATAAACTTTGATAGGATAAAAAAATCCATGGAGGGGGAGAATAGAGTGCAGAGCTTGGCTATTCCTGTGCCCCTTCCGCCCTCCCTTCAGAGCGACTGCGAGGAGCATCTGGATAAACTGGGAGAGCTGGGGTTCGATTTTCAACGCTCCGATGGCGTCCTGCAACTGTCCGGTGTTCCCGATTTTAGGGGATGTGGATCCATTTCTCCTCTGACTTTGCTCCGATCTTCTATGGTCGGATTTGAGGGAGGCAGGATATCGAGGGAGACGGTATGGCTCAGATGGGCCACTATAGCCTGTAAGGCTTCGGTAAAGCTAACCTGGAAGATGTCGCATCAGGAGGCTATGGCCCTTTGGAGGGATATAGACGACGGAGTGGTTGCCGCCTGTCCTCACGGAAGGCCGGTTATTATAACCCTGTCCAATAGGGAGTTAGCCTCCAGATTTGAGAGGAGTTGA